One Solanum lycopersicum chromosome 2, SLM_r2.1 genomic region harbors:
- the LOC101257516 gene encoding pentatricopeptide repeat-containing protein At5g27110 produces MDSIKNLSLLKSSLTSLKRGKLLHQKIVTLGLQSNINLSKNLINLYISCEEIHSAELVFQNLEKPLDITLWNGLIASYTKNQLFNEALDLFDKLLQFPYLKPDSYTFPSVLKACSGLGNLRYVQMIHAHLIKTGLLLDVVVTSSAIGLYAKCDLFASAIQLFDEMPEREIACWNTVISCYYQNGQFHKALQFFDKMKDLRYMPNSVTYTAAISSCARLLDIERGETIHRELVDNKFLLDGFVSAALVDMYGKCGLLEKAKEIFEQIPAKSLVSWNSMISGYSLRGDSKSCIQLLQRMSKENMKPSSVTLSSLLMACSKSTELQHGKFFHAYIIRNNIRSDVFLSASLVDLYFKCGRVETARNIFSMMAKNNVEAWNVMISGHVSAGYYLEALAIYNDMKLAGIKPDAITLTSALVSCSQLGALEHGKEIHKCIIDCKLESNEIVMGSLLDMYAKCGAVSEAIEVFDELPERDLVSWTTMIAAYGSHGQAFEALKLFNGMLHSNVKPDRVAFLAVISACAHAGLVDEGYQYFNLMVSGDGIQPSAEEYSCLIDLLGRAGRLREAYAILQSNSDTREDVELLSALVSACHLHGELEIGEEIAKMLTQKNIDDPSTYVVLDKIYASQNKWNEVRKLRLKMKELGLRKKPGCSWIEVDKKIQTFLADDKYFLLVDDVYQCLSLINSDMETCECLSIDSKGDDYYSKPTT; encoded by the coding sequence ATGGATTCTATAAAAAATTTGTCTTTGTTGAAATCATCTTTAACCTCATTGAAACGAGGGAAACTGTTGCACCAGAAGATTGTTACTTTAGGGTTACAAAGCAACATTAACTTATCCAAGaatctaattaatttatacatatCTTGCGAAGAAATCCATTCCGCTgaattggtttttcaaaatcttgaaaaacctctTGATATCACTTTGTGGAATGGTCTCATTGCTTCTTACACTAAGAACCAATTGTTCAATGAAGCTCTTGACCTCTTTGACAAGCTGTTGCAATTCCCATATCTTAAACCTGATAGTTACACCTTTCCTAGTGTACTCAAGGCTTGCAGTGGTTTAGGAAATCTCCGATATGTTCAAATGATACATGCTCATTTGATTAAAACTGGGCTTTTATTAGATGTTGTTGTGACAAGTTCAGCGATTGGTTTGTATGCCAAATGTGACTTGTTCGCTTCTGCTATACAACTGTTTGATGAAATGCCTGAAAGAGAAATTGCGTGTTGGAATACTGTCATTTCGTGCTACTATCAAAATGGGCAATTTCATAAAGCCCTTCAATTCTTTGACAAAATGAAAGATTTGAGATATATGCCTAATTCGGTTACCTACACAGCTGCAATCTCATCATGTGCGAGGCTTTTAGACATTGAAAGAGGGGAGACAATTCATCGCGAATTAGTAGATAATAAATTTCTGTTGGATGGTTTTGTAAGTGCTGCTCTTGTTGACATGTATGGGAAATGTGGCCTCTTAGAGAAGGCTAAAGAGATTTTTGAGCAAATCCCTGCCAAGAGTTTGGTTTCTTGGAATTCCATGATATCTGGTTACAGCTTGAGAGGCGATAGCAAATCATGCATTCAGCTTTTACAAAGGATGAGCAAAGAAAACATGAAACCCTCTTCTGTGACTTTAAGTAGCTTACTAATGGCGTGCTCTAAATCTACTGAACTGCAGCACGggaagttttttcatgcatatataATTCGAAATAACATAAGATCTGATGTCTTTCTTAGTGCTTCACTTGTTGACTTATATTTCAAATGTGGTAGAGTTGAGACTGCACGAAACATCTTCAGTATGATGGCAAAGAACAATGTGGAGGCATGGAATGTAATGATTTCTGGACATGTGTCAGCTGGCTACTACTTGGAGGCACTTGCCATTTATAATGACATGAAGTTGGCAGGGATAAAGCCTGATGCAATCACTTTGACTAGTGCCTTGGTATCTTGTTCACAGTTGGGTGCCTTAGAACATGGCAAGGAGATTCACAAGTGTATCATTGATTGTAAGTTGGAATCCAATGAAATTGTTATGGGGTCGCTGCTTGATATGTATGCTAAATGTGGTGCAGTAAGTGAAGCTATTGAAGTCTTTGATGAGTTGCCTGAGAGAGATCTGGTATCATGGACTACAATGATTGCAGCATATGGATCTCATGGCCAAGCTTTTGAAGCGCTAAAACTCTTTAATGGAATGCTGCATTCTAATGTAAAACCTGATAGAGTTGCATTTCTTGCAGTAATTTCTGCATGTGCTCATGCAGGATTAGTGGATGAAGGTTACcagtattttaatttaatggtCAGTGGCGATGGCATTCAACCGTCAGCTGAAGAGTACTCATGTCTAATTGACCTTCTTGGACGTGCTGGAAGATTGCGTGAAGCCTATGCGATTCTGCAGAGCAACTCGGACACCAGGGAGGATGTTGAGTTGTTAAGCGCATTAGTTTCTGCATGCCATTTGCATGGGGAGTTGGAGATTGGAGAAGAAATTGCAAAGATGCTTACTCAAAAGAATATTGATGATCCATCCACTTATGTTGTTTTAGACAAAATATATGCTTCACAGAACAAATGGAATGAGGTACGCAAGTTGAGACTGAAGATGAAGGAGCTTGGGTTGAGGAAGAAACCTGGATGTAGTTGGATTGAAGTAGACAAGAAGATTCAAACATTCCTGGCAGATGATAAATATTTCCTGCTAGTAGACGATGTTTATCAATGTCTATCTTTAATAAATAGTGACATGGAAACCTGTGAATGCTTAAGCATTGATAGCAAGGGAGATGATTACTACTCAAAGCCAACTACTTGA